The Rhodospirillales bacterium genome includes the window CTGACCACCGACACATCGGCCCTGACCGCCTGCGCCAACGACATGGGGTTCGACCATATGTTCGCCCGGCAACTGGAAGCCACCGGCAAGGAAGGCGACGTTGCCATCGGCATCAGCACCTCCGGCAAAAGCCCGAACATTTTGAAAGCTCTGGAAACAGCCCGGAATATGGGGATCGTAACGGTGGGCCTGTCGGGAAAATCGGGCGGGCAAATGCATGAACTGTGCGATGTCTTTATACTCGTCCCCTCAGACACAACCTCCCGCATCCAGGAAATGCATATCCTGATCGGGCATATGCTCTGCGGCGCTCTGGAAAAAAAACTGGGGCTTGTTTAAGCCTTTATCGCGGTGCAACGTTTACACTCAAAAACCGGACACTTTGCCCCTCCAGCACGGCACAGGACAGGGTTCCGAAATGATAAACCCCTGTATCAACCCCTATTCTGTTAGGCTTTTCGACAGGCTTGCCATCGATACTGATAGAATGGCCATGAACCACTCTTTTGCCGAAATCCACGGAAGAATCCAAAAACCCGTCCCTGATCGTCAGCAAATTGTATGGATACTGCCTGTTTATGGGCCGCCGCGGATTTACGCCCGCATGAACAAAAAGATAACCGCCCCTTTGCGCTTTTAATTTTAATTGCCGTAAAAAATCGGTATGCCCTCTTTTCCCCGCCAACACATTAAATTCATTCTGAAGAGAACGCTCTTTTTCTTTTGAAAAGTTACCTTCCGGATCAGGAACCTCCAGGCCGTAGCTTTCAAGCGTCTTAACCCCTCCCAAATTAAACCAGCCGCCAAGGAGACCGCGTTCTAGAAACCTTAGGGCAATTTCTTCGTGATTTCCTGTCAAAAAAGTACGTTTGATCCCGTCTTTCTTATGACTTTCCGTGACAAGACGATCGAGAACCCCGGCACTATCCGGTCCCCGGTCGATATAATCGCCGAGGTAAATAACCTCTGTCCTTCGGGATGGATTTTCAGCCAGATCAGCAGAAATTTTATCATGCATCAAGTCAAGCGCATTCACATAACCGTGAATATCGCCAACCGCATACACCCGCAAACCGCGAGTAAGGCTATATCCGTGCTTGTTCTGATCGCTATCGTTTTGCATCCGCGGGACATTAACAAATTATGTCCAACAGAGCAAGAAAACGGCCTTAATGTTTCGTCACATCAGCCGAGCGCTGCCGCGGTCGCGAAGAAAGAATATGGTCGAACTCATGCTTATGCGCTTTTTCTTTCGCGCGGTGAATGCGCCACGTCAGAAAATTGATATCTTTCAAGGGACAACCCTGCCCGGCTGTTTGTTTGTTTTGCATGGCAAACCTCCTTATAAGGCGCTCAATTAACCTCTATCCCTTTTATTATACCGCATTCCCCCACAACTCAGATTTGCAAAGATTGCACAGCCGCTTGTCATATTATGCATAACTATATCTTGAGACTTTCATGAAATTCCCTTACACTACTGCGGCTGAACTGTATCTAAAGAAAAGAAAATTAAAACGATGGCGGACCAACACCCCCCTGTTGAAACACTGAGTTTCGAAGACGCTCTGGGCGAACTGGAAACGATTGTAACCGCGCTGGAGCGCGGCCAGACAAAACTGGAAGATTCCATATCCGCCTATGAACGCGGCGTCGCCTTGAAAAAACACTGCGAATCCAAATTGCGCGAAGCGCAGGAAAAAATTGAAAAAATAAGTGTCGGCGCCGATGGCTCCGTAACCACAGCCCCTTTTGACACACAGGAGTCATAAATGCCTTCACCGCGCGAAGCCAGTGCCCATCTACAGGAAAGAATGGACGAAACCATCACGGTCGTAAACAAGACGATCGAACGGCTGTTGCCGGATACGGATCTGCCGGAAG containing:
- a CDS encoding metallophosphoesterase, with protein sequence MQNDSDQNKHGYSLTRGLRVYAVGDIHGYVNALDLMHDKISADLAENPSRRTEVIYLGDYIDRGPDSAGVLDRLVTESHKKDGIKRTFLTGNHEEIALRFLERGLLGGWFNLGGVKTLESYGLEVPDPEGNFSKEKERSLQNEFNVLAGKRGHTDFLRQLKLKAQRGGYLFVHAGVNPRRPINRQYPYNLLTIRDGFLDSSVDFGKRVVHGHSISIDGKPVEKPNRIGVDTGVYHFGTLSCAVLEGQSVRFLSVNVAPR
- a CDS encoding D-sedoheptulose 7-phosphate isomerase, which gives rise to MKSFWEHETDEHRETLRKTQAALFPEFEKCLEACVTAVQNGGKILFFGNGGSAADSQHLATELSIRYIADRPSIPAIALTTDTSALTACANDMGFDHMFARQLEATGKEGDVAIGISTSGKSPNILKALETARNMGIVTVGLSGKSGGQMHELCDVFILVPSDTTSRIQEMHILIGHMLCGALEKKLGLV
- a CDS encoding exodeoxyribonuclease VII small subunit codes for the protein MADQHPPVETLSFEDALGELETIVTALERGQTKLEDSISAYERGVALKKHCESKLREAQEKIEKISVGADGSVTTAPFDTQES